From one Humulus lupulus chromosome 8, drHumLupu1.1, whole genome shotgun sequence genomic stretch:
- the LOC133797529 gene encoding NADPH HC-toxin reductase 1-like, with product MEGLNLKEKSECRVCVTGGSGYIGSWLVKKLLEKGYTVHATLRNLDDESKVGLLKGFPGAEARLLLFKADIYKPDEFDSAIHGCTYVFHVATLFHQPHDNEAYKKTVEAAVAGTRSIAMSCSRSGSVRRLIYTASVVSASPIKEDKSGFKDFMDESCWTPLDWVPPYSNYFFKAYQDSKTLAEKEILSLGKENAGGSMEVVTLACGLVGGDTVKWFTADSTKVIVSQLTNNQAYNNSLNYLEALIGKIPIVHIDDVCEAHIFCMENSSIHGRVLCASSLISSSEIATYYNAQHYPHFHVKQQYLEGPSRKIEWASRKLTDMGFVYKYDTKMILDDSVSCAKRFGDLQQ from the exons ATGGAAGGATTAAATTTAAAGGAGAAGAGTGAGTGCAGAGTATGCGTTACAGGAGGATCAGGCTATATTGGCTCTTGGCTTGTCAAGAAACTTTTAGAGAAGGGTTACACAGTTCATGCAACTCTAAGGAACTTGG ATGATGAATCCAAGGTAGGGCTTCTAAAGGGGTTTCCAGGGGCAGAGGCAAGACTGTTGTTGTTCAAAGCTGACATATACAAACCAGATGAGTTTGACAGTGCCATTCATGGTTGTACATACGTCTTCCATGTGGCCACTCTCTTTCATCAACCCCATGATAATGAAGCG TACAAGAAGACGGTTGAGGCTGCTGTAGCTGGGACAAGAAGCATAGCAATGAGTTGTTCAAGATCAGGAAGCGTGAGGCGACTCATCTACACTGCCTCCGTCGTCTCTGCATCTCCGATCAAGGAAGACAAGAGCGGTTTTAAGGACTTTATGGATGAATCGTGTTGGACACCTTTGGATTGGGTTCCACCTTATAGTAACTATTTTTTTAAG GCCTATCAAGATTCAAAAACATTAGCAGAGAAAGAAATTCTGAGCTTGGGGAAGGAAAATGCAGGAGGTTCAATGGAGGTTGTGACACTTGCATGTGGCCTTGTGGGAGGAGATACAGTCAAGTGGTTCACAGCCGATTCTACAAAAGTAATAGTTTCTCAGCTCACAAACAATCAAGCTTATAACAATTCGCTCAACTACTTAGAAGCATTGATTGGGAAAATACCGATTGTACACATTGATGATGTTTGCGAAGCTCATATATTTTGCATGGAAAACTCTTCCATCCATGGCAGAGTCTTGTGTGCCAGCTCCTTAATCTCATCTTCAGAAATTGCCACATATTATAATGCCCAACATTATCCTCACTTTCACGTGAAGCAGCA GTACTTGGAAGGGCCGAGTAGAAAAATCGAGTGGGCCTCGCGTAAGCTGACTGACATGGGTTTTGTATACAAATATGATACCAAGATGATATTGGATGACTCAGTAAGCTGTGCAAAGAGGTTTGGTGATCTCCAACAATAA